In the genome of Vicia villosa cultivar HV-30 ecotype Madison, WI linkage group LG7, Vvil1.0, whole genome shotgun sequence, one region contains:
- the LOC131618522 gene encoding uncharacterized protein LOC131618522, protein MYKEAWTTFGDVTNKDAWFNCFKEKCTWDPMSEKLVKKNYFSRTSKRLSDTLRNVRKRWERDGSRPAWLGQEVLEKLIAYWNSKEFKAKSENAKKMRASEKGGHLNAVGSISTYEHSRRMAKRLGRQPLMIELVKETRTKKSGDLVDERTRKALEDYQTKLVDFLVANPKYTPREGEPLHPDVDFYIWSEVIDGKGPNGCFFGAGNLAGSLRSGDRNLFQRVRDGEGSSRPTQLAPQVMETIRQLALTEARRELAQREAELKAQMDEREAALKAQVEGQQRQIEAMAKMQAEMQQQQIEAMAKMQAEMQQQMRLFMQSQQSGGQPSRGNVGAADTEQENDDDFNLDNYPDPGDDFLG, encoded by the exons ATGTATAAAGAAGCTTGGACGACTTTTGGAGATGTTACAAATAAAGATGCTTGGTTTAATTGCTTTAAG GAAAAGTGTACGTGGGATCCAATGAGCGAgaaacttgttaaaaaaaattatttcagcaGAACATCAAAAAGACTTTCTGACACGTTGCGAAatgttagaaagcgttgggaacgtGATGGTAGTCGTCCTGCGTGGTTGGGCCAAGAAGTTCTTGAAAAACTTATTGCATATTGGAATTCAAAGGAATTTAAAGCTAAGTCTGAAAATGCTAAaaaaatgagggcatctgaaaaaggaggtcaccttaatgcagttggaagtataagcacttacgaacattctcgacgcatg gctAAAAGGTTGGGGAGACAACCACTCATGATCGAGTTGGTTAAAGAAACTAGGACCAAAAAATCGGGTGATTTAGTTGACGAGCGTACTCGAAAAGCTTTG gaggattatcaaACAAAGCTTGTGGATTTTTTGGTCGCTAATCCCAAATATACTCCTAGAGAaggagagccgcttcatccagatgttgatttttatatttggagTGAAGTCATTGACGGAAAAGGGCCTAATGGATGTTTTTTTGGTGCGGGAAATTTGGCGGGAAGCTTGAGAAGTGGAGatcgaaatttatttcaaagagttaGAGATGGGGAAGGATCGTCACGTCCAACACAATTGGCACCGCAAGTAATGGAAACAATAAGACAGTTGGCTCTAACTGAGGCGAGACGCGAGTTAGCGCAACGTGAGGCGGAGCTAAAGGCCCAAATGGATGAACGTGAGGCGGCGCTAAAAGCACAAGTGGAGGGGCAACAACGGCAAATAGAGGCAATGGCTAAGATGCAAGCAGagatgcaacaacaacaaatagaggCAATGGCGAAGATGCAAGCAGAGATGCAACAACAAATGCGGTTATTTATGCAGTCTCAACAAAGTGGTGGTCAACCGTCTAGAGGAAACGTGGGAGCAGCTGACACTGAGCaagagaatgatgatgatttcaACCTTGATAATTATCCCGATCCCGGTGATGATTTTttaggatga
- the LOC131618523 gene encoding uncharacterized protein LOC131618523, producing MFTEDATEGYNDNDLAWILFVDGCSMIYFMENLDKHSPKDLNLKLDQLMFIWRDALLLENQLPNKMLEILCKEKGVDLTFLYNNYGSMGAFKRLGIVVLQVDNPKFFHILDYYRSVYLSSNIVHNIEGQDQMETQAGGNEQEFVNNWNTYKSIRDLKTVGIRVVQNETDKWRWSNISFKSKWFGGELRLPVFLFNDVTPYLFRNLIAYEMCSDVHYDYECCSFFSFMDSLVDNAEDVKELRSAGVFQNLLGSDEELAKLFNDLGDDLPTKMFCHVFYTNAVTYSKKYILIKRQIEKHYTNKWKTWFAQAYNTHFNTPWAMIGFLAASFALILTFIQTWFAIHPK from the coding sequence ATGTTCACTGAGGATGCAACTGAAGGTTACAATGATAATGATCTTGCTTGGATATTATTTGTGGATGGATGTTCTATGATATATTTTATGGAAAATCTTGATAAACATTCTCCAAAAGATTTAAATCTAAAGTTGGACCAGCTAATGTTTATATGGAGAGATGCTCTATTATTAGAGAACCAACTTCCAAATAAAATGCTTGAGATTCTATGCAAAGAGAAAGGTGTTGATTTgacttttttatataataattatggtAGTATGGGTGCATTCAAGCGATTGGGAATAGTGGTACTCCAAGTGGATAATCCTAAATTCTTCCATATACTTGATTATTATCGATCAGTGTACTTGTCATCCAATATAGTTCACAACATTGAAGGACAAGATCAAATGGAAACACAAGCAGGAGGAAATGAACAGGAATTTGTAAATAATTGGAATACTTATAAGAGTATACGAGATCTAAAAACGGTAGGAATTCGAGTGGTACAAAATGAGACCGATAAATGGAGATGGAGTAACATTTCCTTCAAGTCTAAGTGGTTTGGTGGAGAGCTAAGGCTTCCTGTTTTTTTGTTCAATGATGTCACACCTTATCTTTTTCGAAACTTAATAGCATATGAGATGTGCTCAGATGTTCACTATGACTATGAATGTTGCTCGTTCTTTAGCTTTATGGATTCATTGGTTGACAATGCTGAGGATGTTAAGGAACTTAGATCAGCTGGTGTATTTCAAAATTTACTTGGAAGTGATGAAGAATTGGCAAAGCTCTTCAATGATTTAGGTGATGATTTGCCGACAAAAATGTTTTGTCATGTTTTCTACACAAATGCAGTAACCTACAGTAAGAAATATATTCTCATCAAGCGCCAAATTGAAAAGCATTATACAAATAAATGGAAGACATGGTTTGCTCAAGCTTACAATACTCATTTCAACACACCATGGGCTATGATTGGCTTTTTAGCTGCATCATTTGCATTGATTCTTACTTTCATCCAAACATGGTTTGCGATACATCCTAAATAA
- the LOC131618524 gene encoding uncharacterized protein LOC131618524 — MFSPGTLMDKRLSQLKEAKERFDRSSQSSIPKIQRVPKFLRQNERFYKYCSPKIISFGPIHHNNISLGEGEHYKLLWTSIFVAEYGIKIDQDANQACKLLFKMIEDNIEELKNMFTEEEIQGYNDDDLAWILFVDGCSLIYFMENIDEHCPKALNLKFDQLMYIWRDALLLENQLPRKMIEILCKEKGVDMGFLDENYGSMGECKRSGMVMIQVVANKTDEWTWSNISFKSKWFGGELRLPTFLFNDVTPYLFRNLIAYEMCPDVHYDYECCSFFSFMDSLVDNAEDVKELRLAGVFQNLLGSDDELAKLFNDLGDDLPTKMCCHDSYTNAVAYSKKYIMIKLQIEKHYTNKWKTWLAQAYNTYFNSPWAMIAFLAASLALVLTFIQTWFTIHPN, encoded by the exons ATGTTTTCACCAG GTACCCTTATGGATAAAAGACTTTCTCAGTTGAAAGAGGCAAAAGAAAGGTTTGATCGAAGTAGCCAAAGTTCAATCCCCAAGATTCAGAGGGTTCCAAAATTTTTGCGACAAAATGAAAGATTTTATAAGTACTGCTCACCAAAGATTATATCATTTGGTCCCATCCATCACAATAATATAAGTCTTGGAGAAGGAGAACATTATAAGCTTTTATGGACATCAATATTTGTTGCAGAATATGGCATAAAAATTGATCAAGATGCAAACCAAGCATGCAAACTTTTGTTTAAAATGATTGAAGATAATATTGAAGAATTGAAGAACATGTTCACTGAGGAAGAAATTCAAGGTTACAATGATGATGATCTTGCTTGGATATTGTTTGTGGATGGATGTTCTTTGATATATTTTATGGAAAATATTGATGAACATTGTCCAAAAGCATTAAATCTAAAGTTTGACCAACTGATGTACATATGGAGAGATGCTTTATTATTGGAGAACCAACTTCCAAGAAAAATGATTGAGATTCTATGTAAAGAGAAGGGTGTTGATATGGGTTTCTTAGATGAAAATTATGGTAGTATGGGTGAATGCAAGCGATCTGGAATGGTGATGATCCAAGTGGTAGCAAATAAGACAGATGAATGGACATGGAGTAATATTTCATTCAAGTCTAAGTGGTTTGGTGGAGAACTAAGGCTTCCCACTTTTTTGTTCAATGATGTCACACCTTATCTTTTTCGAAACTTAATAGCATACGAGATGTGTCCAGATGTTCACTATGACTATGAATGTTGCTCGTTCTTTAGCTTTATGGATTCGTTGGTTGACAATGCTGAGGATGTTAAGGAACTTAGATTAGCTGGTGTATTTCAAAATTTACTTGGAAGTGATGATGAATTGGCAAAGCTCTTCAACGATTTAGGTGATGATTTGCCAACAAAAATGTGTTGCCATGATTCCTACACAAATGCAGTGGCCTACAGTAAGAAATATATTATGATCAAACTTCAAATTGAAAAGCATTACACAAATAAATGGAAGACATGGTTGGCTCAAGCTTACAATACTTATTTCAATTCACCATGGGCTATGATTGCCTTTTTAGCTGCATCATTAGCATTGGTTCTTACTTTCATCCAAACATGGTTTACGATTCATCCTAATTAA